One window of Flavobacterium ammonificans genomic DNA carries:
- a CDS encoding dihydrofolate reductase, translated as MIIMIAAVAENNALGKDNELVWHLPNDFKRFKELTTGHYIIMGRKTFESFPKPLPNRTHVVITRQKEYSPEGCIVVNSIENAIKVCPKDAPVFIIGGGEIYQQGLEYTDKIEITKVHGHFDADTFFPEIDLSNWELVTSKFNEKDEKHLFSFTYQTYLRK; from the coding sequence ATGATTATAATGATTGCGGCTGTAGCCGAAAACAATGCTTTAGGAAAAGATAATGAACTAGTTTGGCATTTGCCAAATGACTTTAAAAGGTTTAAAGAGCTTACGACTGGTCACTACATAATCATGGGGAGAAAAACATTTGAAAGTTTTCCTAAACCACTACCAAATAGAACCCATGTAGTAATTACAAGACAAAAAGAGTATTCGCCTGAAGGCTGTATAGTAGTCAATAGTATCGAAAATGCAATTAAAGTGTGTCCAAAAGATGCTCCCGTATTTATTATTGGTGGTGGAGAAATTTACCAACAAGGATTAGAATATACTGATAAAATAGAAATTACAAAAGTACACGGCCATTTTGATGCCGATACTTTTTTTCCAGAAATTGATTTATCTAATTGGGAATTGGTAACATCAAAGTTTAACGAAAAAGACGAAAAACACTTGTTTTCCTTCACTTATCAAACTTATCTCAGAAAATAA
- the ubiE gene encoding bifunctional demethylmenaquinone methyltransferase/2-methoxy-6-polyprenyl-1,4-benzoquinol methylase UbiE has translation MASKITPYKDSSLSKKEQVAQMFDTISGNYDNLNRVISFGIDVKWRKKVLKMIGKSHPKTILDIATGTGDLAILMAQTKADKIIGLDISAGMLEVGVQKIANKNLSKTIEMVLGDSENIPFEDDYFDAITVAFGVRNFENLEKGLSEILRVLKPNGTFVILETSVPDKTPYKQGYEFYSKNILPLIGKLFSKDNVAYGYLSESAAAFPYGEKLNNILRKIGFIDVVALPQTFGVATIYSASKK, from the coding sequence ATGGCCAGCAAAATTACCCCTTACAAAGACTCTTCTTTAAGTAAAAAAGAACAGGTTGCTCAAATGTTTGACACTATTTCGGGAAACTACGATAATTTAAATCGTGTCATTTCTTTCGGAATCGATGTAAAATGGCGCAAAAAAGTGCTAAAAATGATAGGGAAATCTCATCCAAAAACCATTTTAGACATCGCAACTGGTACCGGAGATTTAGCCATTTTGATGGCACAAACCAAAGCAGACAAAATCATTGGTCTGGATATTTCTGCTGGAATGTTAGAAGTAGGTGTGCAAAAAATAGCCAACAAAAACTTATCCAAAACTATCGAGATGGTTTTAGGAGATTCAGAAAACATACCCTTTGAGGATGACTATTTTGATGCAATAACTGTTGCTTTTGGGGTTCGTAATTTTGAGAATCTAGAAAAAGGATTGTCTGAAATTTTACGCGTTTTAAAACCTAATGGTACTTTCGTGATTTTAGAAACCTCTGTGCCTGACAAAACACCTTATAAACAAGGTTATGAATTTTACAGTAAAAATATTTTACCATTAATTGGAAAATTATTTTCAAAAGACAATGTGGCGTACGGATATTTGTCAGAATCTGCAGCAGCTTTCCCTTACGGTGAAAAGTTAAACAATATTTTACGAAAAATTGGGTTTATAGATGTTGTAGCTTTACCACAAACCTTTGGGGTAGCTACTATTTATTCAGCATCTAAAAAATAA
- a CDS encoding DUF5686 family protein, with protein sequence MTAKFSKIILFVFLILSQWIVAQTKVSGIVLDKSKQPIPFANVVFKKSNIGVVANEDGRFYIESPQKHSVLIISSAGYSEREIILENSVVYNLKAILNEAESLNEVVIFTGKTSKKNNPALDILRKIWERKRKNGLYQFNQYQFEKYEKVEFDMNTIDSAFMKNKIFKGMEFVFKHVDTSKVTGKTYLPIFINESLSDVFGDNRQKKVKEKLKANKTSGFEGNQQILSFIKDLYTDYSIYNNYLTFFDKSFTSPLSRTGIDVYNYVLRDSAYIDNKKCYNILFYPRRKNELTFKGDFWVNDTTFAIKKINMAVTKSANINWIKDIYIEQEFEVVNDSVFLLTKDYMMSDFALNKKEDSKGVYGKRTTLYRNHEFNKEKPLAFYKEEVNFIDNDVYKKSEEYWHENRFEKLNKDEAGVYKMLDTLQTVKKFKQMYSLVSILGSGYVEFKNFDYGPIFSSLGFNEVEGVRLRVGGRTYFGPNDPWRIQAFTAYGLKDQQFKYGFSGKWMVDKKNRLILSGGNRRDIEQIGASLTTTNDVMGRSFASSALFTTGNNGKLTNINLTTFSVEIEPVKNLIFQAGISHRTLASASPTFSLDYYTDASRTATQSEVKQSEANIQIEFMPKRKTIGYGVERDVVDNPYSRFFVNYSHGFKGVLNSDFKYDKLQLYYKQPFIIGPLGRTNITMELGKTFGTIPLGLMSVIPGNQTYFIIENTFNNLNFYEFLSDQYATFKWDHNFNGRIFSRIPFMRKLNWREIIGIRAVYGTISEENRLINASGLAYNAPENVYWEYSAGIGNIFKVFRIDFSWRGSYLNTPDANKFAIKGAFGFHF encoded by the coding sequence ATGACAGCCAAATTCTCTAAAATCATTCTATTTGTTTTTCTGATTCTAAGTCAGTGGATTGTAGCACAGACCAAAGTCAGCGGAATTGTTTTGGATAAATCAAAACAGCCAATTCCTTTTGCCAACGTTGTGTTCAAAAAATCAAATATAGGTGTAGTGGCCAATGAGGATGGGCGATTTTATATTGAGTCTCCTCAAAAACATAGCGTTTTAATTATTTCGTCAGCGGGATATTCAGAAAGAGAAATTATCCTAGAAAATAGTGTTGTTTACAATTTAAAAGCAATCTTAAATGAAGCTGAATCTTTAAACGAGGTAGTTATATTTACTGGTAAAACGTCTAAAAAAAATAATCCGGCTTTGGATATTCTTCGAAAAATTTGGGAACGAAAACGTAAGAACGGCTTGTATCAGTTCAATCAATACCAATTTGAAAAGTACGAGAAGGTAGAGTTTGACATGAACACTATTGATAGTGCTTTCATGAAAAATAAAATTTTCAAGGGTATGGAGTTTGTTTTCAAACATGTGGATACTTCTAAAGTTACGGGGAAAACCTACTTGCCTATCTTTATCAACGAATCTTTATCTGATGTTTTCGGGGATAACCGCCAAAAAAAGGTGAAAGAAAAACTGAAAGCAAATAAAACTTCAGGCTTTGAGGGAAATCAACAGATTTTATCTTTTATCAAAGATTTATATACCGATTATTCGATTTATAACAATTACTTGACTTTTTTCGACAAGAGTTTTACAAGCCCATTGTCTCGAACGGGTATTGATGTCTATAATTATGTATTAAGAGACAGCGCTTATATTGACAATAAAAAATGCTACAATATTTTATTTTATCCAAGACGCAAAAACGAATTGACATTCAAAGGTGATTTTTGGGTGAATGATACTACGTTTGCCATTAAAAAAATTAATATGGCAGTAACTAAAAGTGCTAACATTAACTGGATTAAAGACATTTATATTGAACAAGAATTTGAAGTTGTTAACGATTCTGTTTTCTTGTTGACAAAAGATTATATGATGTCTGATTTTGCCTTAAATAAGAAAGAAGACTCAAAAGGGGTGTATGGAAAAAGAACTACTTTGTATCGCAATCATGAATTCAATAAAGAAAAACCGCTCGCTTTTTATAAAGAGGAAGTGAATTTCATTGACAACGATGTGTACAAAAAGTCAGAAGAATATTGGCATGAAAACCGTTTCGAAAAATTAAATAAAGACGAGGCCGGAGTCTATAAAATGCTGGATACGCTTCAAACCGTCAAAAAGTTCAAACAGATGTACAGTTTGGTTTCTATTTTGGGTAGCGGTTATGTCGAGTTTAAGAATTTTGATTACGGACCTATCTTTTCTTCATTAGGTTTTAACGAAGTAGAAGGAGTTCGATTGCGTGTTGGTGGAAGAACCTATTTTGGACCTAATGATCCATGGCGAATTCAAGCGTTTACCGCTTATGGATTGAAAGACCAACAATTTAAATACGGCTTTTCAGGGAAATGGATGGTGGATAAGAAAAACCGACTTATTCTCTCAGGAGGTAATCGACGTGATATTGAGCAAATAGGAGCGAGTTTAACTACTACTAATGATGTGATGGGGCGAAGTTTTGCTTCATCCGCTTTATTTACTACTGGAAATAATGGGAAGTTAACCAATATCAATCTAACGACCTTTTCAGTTGAAATTGAGCCAGTGAAAAATCTAATCTTTCAAGCAGGGATTTCTCATCGTACTTTAGCATCCGCATCGCCTACTTTTAGTTTGGATTATTATACAGATGCTTCGAGAACGGCTACTCAGAGTGAGGTAAAACAATCGGAAGCCAATATTCAAATTGAGTTCATGCCTAAAAGAAAGACGATTGGTTACGGAGTAGAAAGAGATGTCGTAGACAATCCTTACAGTCGCTTTTTTGTCAATTACAGTCACGGATTCAAAGGAGTGTTGAACAGTGATTTCAAGTATGATAAATTGCAATTGTATTATAAACAACCTTTCATCATTGGTCCATTGGGTAGAACGAATATTACTATGGAGTTAGGGAAAACTTTTGGCACTATTCCACTTGGATTAATGAGTGTGATTCCTGGGAACCAAACCTATTTTATAATTGAGAACACCTTTAACAATCTTAATTTTTACGAATTTTTAAGCGATCAGTATGCCACTTTTAAATGGGATCATAATTTTAACGGTCGCATTTTTTCTCGCATTCCTTTTATGCGAAAGTTAAACTGGCGCGAAATCATAGGAATACGAGCTGTTTATGGAACAATATCGGAGGAGAACCGATTGATCAATGCTTCTGGATTGGCTTACAATGCTCCTGAAAATGTCTATTGGGAATACAGTGCGGGCATTGGGAACATATTTAAAGTATTTCGTATTGATTTTTCATGGCGAGGCAGCTATTTAAATACTCCAGATGCCAATAAATTTGCCATTAAAGGCGCTTTTGGATTTCACTTTTAA
- a CDS encoding electron transfer flavoprotein subunit beta/FixA family protein, whose product MKILVCISHVPDTTSKINFTNGDTEFDTNGVQFVINPNDEFGLTRAIWFHEQQGAHVTVINVGGPETEPTLRKALAIGADEAIRINANPTDGFFVAKQLAQVIQTGGYDLIIAGKESLDYNGGMVPGMIASLLDYNFINSCVGLTVDGASATASREIDGGKEILSSSLPLIIGGQKGLVEEKDLKIPNMRGIMTARTKALTILEPVHADAKTKSIQFEKPAAKSAVKLVDADNLDELINLLHNEAKVI is encoded by the coding sequence ATGAAAATATTAGTTTGCATCAGCCATGTACCTGATACTACTTCGAAAATTAATTTTACTAACGGCGATACCGAATTTGATACTAATGGGGTTCAATTTGTGATCAATCCTAACGATGAATTTGGTTTAACAAGAGCTATTTGGTTTCATGAGCAACAAGGCGCTCACGTTACTGTAATTAATGTTGGTGGACCAGAAACCGAACCTACATTGAGAAAAGCACTAGCTATTGGTGCAGATGAAGCAATTCGAATCAATGCTAATCCAACAGATGGTTTTTTTGTAGCTAAACAATTAGCGCAAGTTATTCAAACCGGAGGCTACGATTTAATTATTGCTGGAAAAGAATCTTTGGATTATAATGGTGGAATGGTTCCGGGGATGATAGCTTCATTACTAGACTATAACTTTATTAATTCTTGTGTTGGATTAACTGTAGATGGTGCTAGTGCTACTGCAAGTAGAGAAATTGACGGAGGTAAAGAAATTTTATCTTCTTCTTTACCATTAATTATTGGTGGCCAAAAAGGATTGGTGGAAGAAAAAGACTTAAAAATTCCAAACATGAGAGGAATTATGACGGCACGAACTAAAGCCTTAACTATTTTAGAACCTGTTCATGCTGACGCAAAAACCAAATCAATCCAATTTGAAAAACCGGCAGCTAAATCTGCTGTAAAACTTGTTGATGCTGACAACCTTGATGAATTAATCAATTTGTTACACAATGAAGCTAAAGTAATTTAG
- a CDS encoding inorganic diphosphatase: MTADKLKTFDVLIEIPRGSRNKYEYDFKIRRMRFDRMLFSSMMYPADYGFIPETLALDGDPLDVLVLINEPTFPGCVMEVKPIGVFHMADDKGPDEKVICVPVSDPIWNSLNDLSDVNPHLIKEIEHFFQVYKDLENKQVDVEGWGDVNEAYAIIKECTERFDAIENKPKNLFSIK, from the coding sequence ATGACTGCAGACAAATTAAAAACTTTCGATGTTTTAATCGAAATACCAAGAGGAAGTAGAAACAAATACGAATACGATTTTAAGATTAGAAGAATGCGTTTTGATAGAATGTTATTCTCGTCTATGATGTACCCAGCTGATTACGGATTTATTCCTGAAACCTTAGCTTTAGACGGAGATCCACTAGACGTTTTGGTATTGATTAACGAGCCTACTTTTCCGGGTTGTGTAATGGAAGTAAAACCAATTGGTGTTTTCCACATGGCAGACGATAAAGGACCAGATGAGAAAGTAATTTGTGTTCCGGTTTCTGATCCAATTTGGAATTCATTAAATGATTTAAGCGATGTAAACCCACACTTAATCAAAGAAATTGAGCATTTTTTCCAAGTCTACAAAGACTTAGAAAACAAGCAAGTTGATGTTGAAGGTTGGGGAGATGTGAACGAAGCGTACGCTATCATTAAAGAATGTACAGAGCGTTTCGATGCGATTGAAAACAAACCTAAAAACTTATTTAGTATTAAATAA
- a CDS encoding thymidylate synthase, producing the protein MKQYVDLVKHVMENGCQKGDRTGTGTKSVFGYQMRFDLNEGFPMVTTKKLHLKSIIHELLWFLKGDTNIQYLQENGVKIWDDWADANGNLGPVYGHQWRNWNSEEIDQIEDLIKELKTNPNSRRLLVSAWNPSVLPDTTKSFTENVANNKAALPPCHAFFQFYVADGKLSCQLYQRSADIFLGVPFNIASYALLTMMIAQVCNLGVGEFIHTFGDAHIYNNHFEQLELQLSREPKPLPKMILNPAITNIFDFIFDDFTLEGYDPHPAIKGSVAV; encoded by the coding sequence ATGAAACAATATGTAGACTTAGTAAAGCATGTAATGGAAAATGGTTGCCAAAAAGGAGACCGAACAGGAACAGGAACCAAAAGTGTTTTTGGTTACCAAATGCGTTTTGATTTAAATGAGGGTTTTCCAATGGTGACAACAAAAAAACTACATTTGAAATCCATAATACATGAATTACTATGGTTTTTAAAAGGCGACACCAACATTCAATACTTGCAAGAAAACGGAGTTAAAATTTGGGATGATTGGGCAGATGCAAATGGAAATCTTGGGCCAGTATATGGTCATCAATGGCGCAACTGGAATAGTGAAGAAATTGATCAAATTGAAGACCTAATCAAAGAATTAAAAACAAACCCGAATAGTAGACGACTTTTAGTATCTGCATGGAATCCATCTGTGCTTCCAGATACCACTAAATCATTTACTGAAAATGTAGCAAATAATAAAGCCGCTTTACCACCTTGTCATGCTTTTTTTCAATTTTATGTAGCAGATGGTAAGCTTTCGTGTCAATTATACCAGCGCTCAGCTGATATTTTCCTTGGAGTGCCATTCAACATTGCCTCCTATGCTTTACTGACGATGATGATTGCTCAAGTGTGTAATTTAGGAGTTGGAGAATTCATCCATACGTTTGGTGATGCCCATATTTACAATAATCATTTTGAACAATTAGAACTTCAGCTTTCTAGAGAACCGAAGCCTTTACCTAAAATGATTTTAAATCCCGCAATTACAAATATTTTTGATTTTATCTTTGATGATTTCACATTAGAAGGATATGACCCACATCCGGCAATTAAAGGAAGTGTGGCGGTATAA
- a CDS encoding electron transfer flavoprotein subunit alpha/FixB family protein codes for MSVLLFAESSDGKFKKVAFELASYAKKIAETTGTTVTAVTINMNDVSELSKYGVNKVLKVTNESLSGFSAKAYANVIAQAAKKESSTIVVVSSTTDSIYLSSILAVKLNAGLASNVVGLPISISPFQVKRTAFSNKAFTVTEMTSETKIIGLAKNSFGIFESAVTGSEEDFNPSIDAADFNVKINSVEKSSGKISIADADVVVSGGRGLKGPENWGMIEELAGVLGAATACSKPVSDLGWRPHGEHVGQTGKPVATNLYIAIGVSGAIQHIAGINSSKIKVVINSDPEAPFFKVADYGVVGDAFEIVPKLIEKFKTFKAQQ; via the coding sequence ATGTCTGTATTACTATTCGCTGAATCATCAGATGGAAAATTTAAAAAAGTAGCTTTTGAGTTGGCTTCCTACGCTAAAAAAATAGCCGAAACAACTGGAACTACTGTGACTGCAGTCACTATCAATATGAATGACGTATCAGAATTATCAAAGTACGGTGTAAATAAAGTCCTTAAAGTAACTAACGAATCTTTATCAGGGTTTTCTGCAAAAGCTTATGCTAATGTAATTGCTCAAGCTGCTAAAAAAGAAAGTAGCACTATAGTTGTTGTATCATCAACAACGGATAGTATTTATCTTTCATCCATTTTGGCTGTGAAATTAAATGCGGGTTTAGCATCCAATGTAGTTGGTCTTCCAATAAGCATTTCGCCTTTTCAAGTAAAGAGAACTGCTTTTTCTAACAAAGCATTTACAGTTACTGAAATGACTTCTGAAACTAAAATAATCGGACTTGCGAAAAACTCTTTTGGTATTTTCGAAAGTGCGGTAACTGGTTCTGAAGAAGATTTTAATCCTTCAATTGATGCTGCTGATTTTAATGTAAAAATCAATTCTGTAGAAAAAAGTTCTGGAAAAATCTCAATTGCTGATGCTGATGTAGTTGTTTCAGGAGGTAGAGGATTAAAAGGGCCAGAAAATTGGGGTATGATTGAGGAATTGGCAGGAGTTCTTGGTGCCGCTACAGCTTGTTCAAAACCGGTATCTGACTTAGGTTGGAGACCACATGGAGAACACGTTGGTCAAACAGGAAAACCTGTTGCAACTAACTTATATATTGCTATTGGTGTTTCTGGAGCAATTCAACATATTGCAGGAATCAATTCGTCTAAAATCAAAGTGGTAATCAATAGTGATCCTGAAGCGCCTTTCTTTAAGGTTGCTGACTACGGAGTTGTAGGAGATGCTTTTGAAATTGTGCCAAAATTGATTGAGAAATTTAAAACATTCAAAGCGCAACAGTAA
- a CDS encoding pyruvate dehydrogenase complex E1 component subunit beta: MRTIQFREAICEAMSEEMRRDESIYLMGEEVAEYNGAYKASKGMLAEFGEKRVIDTPIAELGFSGIAVGSAMNGCRPIVEYMTFNFCLVGIDQIISNAAKMRQMSGGQFNVPIVFRGPTASAGQLGATHSQALENWFANTPGLKVVVPSTPYDAKGLLKAAIRDNDPVIFMESEQMYGDKGEVPDGEYTIPLGVADIKREGTDVTIVSFGKIIKEAFIAADELAKEGISCEIIDLRTVRPMDYDAILTSVRKTNRLVVLEEAWPFASVASEITYIVQERAFDFLDAPIQRITTADTPAPYSPVLLKEWLPNADDVIKAVKKVLNR; this comes from the coding sequence ATGAGAACGATTCAATTTAGAGAGGCTATTTGTGAGGCGATGAGTGAAGAAATGCGCCGAGATGAATCCATATATTTAATGGGTGAAGAAGTTGCTGAATACAATGGTGCTTATAAAGCTTCTAAAGGAATGCTAGCTGAGTTTGGCGAAAAGAGAGTTATAGACACTCCAATTGCAGAACTTGGTTTTTCTGGGATTGCAGTAGGTTCAGCAATGAATGGTTGTCGTCCAATTGTAGAGTACATGACATTCAATTTCTGTTTAGTGGGAATTGATCAAATTATAAGTAATGCTGCTAAGATGCGTCAAATGTCTGGTGGTCAATTTAATGTGCCAATAGTTTTTAGAGGACCAACAGCCTCTGCAGGACAGTTAGGAGCAACTCACTCTCAAGCTTTAGAGAATTGGTTTGCCAATACACCGGGTCTTAAAGTGGTAGTACCATCAACTCCTTATGATGCTAAAGGTTTATTGAAAGCAGCCATTCGTGATAACGATCCTGTAATTTTTATGGAATCAGAACAAATGTATGGTGATAAAGGAGAGGTGCCTGATGGAGAATATACCATTCCACTTGGAGTTGCAGATATCAAACGTGAAGGAACCGATGTAACAATAGTTTCTTTTGGAAAAATTATTAAAGAAGCTTTTATTGCTGCAGATGAATTAGCAAAAGAAGGAATATCTTGCGAGATAATTGATTTAAGAACGGTACGTCCAATGGATTATGATGCTATTTTAACTTCGGTTAGAAAAACAAATAGATTGGTTGTTCTTGAAGAAGCTTGGCCGTTTGCAAGTGTTGCTTCTGAAATTACGTACATTGTTCAAGAACGTGCTTTTGACTTTTTAGATGCCCCGATTCAGCGTATCACAACAGCAGATACTCCTGCTCCATACTCTCCTGTATTATTGAAAGAATGGTTGCCTAATGCTGATGATGTTATCAAAGCAGTAAAAAAAGTGCTAAATAGATAA
- a CDS encoding metal-dependent hydrolase family protein — MKVKNVISLFFIGFVSFSAFSQDYYLHCGSILDTQTGQSTKNATIIVKNNKISTIKEGFVSKDNASDIEINLKNKHVLPGLIDLHVHLESEQNPKSYAAKYTNNEADVAFEAARFAEITLLAGFTTVRDLGGTGVNIALRNAINKGIAKGPRVYTAGKSIASTGGHADPTNGSNRSLMGDPGPHEGVVNSPEDGVKAVRQRYKEGADVIKITATGGVLSVAKNGKNPQFSIEEIKAITTTAKDYNMLTAAHAHGDEGMQRAILGGIKTIEHGTFMSEETMELMKKYDAYLVPTITAGKEVAIKAEVEGFYPAIIVPKAKEVGPQIQSTFAKAYKKGVKIAFGTDAGVYDHGKNGKEFGYMVEAGMPTLAAIQSATTTNAMLLGVSNEIGQIKPNFFADIIAVDENPLNNIKTLENVQFVMKNGVVYKNL, encoded by the coding sequence ATGAAAGTCAAAAATGTAATTTCGTTGTTCTTTATTGGATTCGTTTCATTTAGTGCATTTTCCCAAGATTATTACCTACACTGTGGTTCTATTTTAGACACGCAAACAGGTCAATCAACTAAAAATGCTACTATTATTGTTAAAAACAATAAAATTAGTACAATTAAAGAAGGGTTTGTTTCTAAAGACAATGCATCTGATATTGAAATCAACTTAAAAAATAAACACGTACTTCCTGGTTTAATTGATTTGCATGTACATTTGGAAAGTGAACAAAATCCAAAAAGCTATGCTGCAAAGTATACAAATAACGAAGCAGACGTGGCTTTTGAAGCAGCTCGCTTTGCCGAAATTACCTTACTTGCCGGATTCACAACTGTTCGTGATTTGGGAGGAACCGGAGTAAATATTGCGTTACGAAATGCAATTAATAAAGGAATTGCTAAAGGGCCTAGAGTGTACACCGCAGGAAAATCTATCGCTTCAACTGGTGGACATGCTGATCCAACCAATGGAAGTAATCGTTCTTTGATGGGTGATCCGGGACCTCATGAAGGTGTTGTAAATTCGCCAGAAGACGGAGTAAAAGCAGTACGCCAACGCTACAAAGAAGGTGCTGATGTCATTAAAATTACAGCAACAGGCGGTGTTTTAAGTGTGGCAAAAAATGGAAAAAATCCTCAATTTTCAATTGAAGAGATAAAAGCAATAACTACAACTGCTAAAGATTACAACATGCTAACTGCAGCTCATGCTCATGGCGACGAAGGAATGCAAAGAGCGATTCTTGGCGGAATTAAAACTATAGAGCACGGAACTTTTATGAGTGAAGAGACTATGGAATTAATGAAAAAGTACGATGCCTATTTAGTTCCCACAATTACTGCAGGAAAAGAAGTAGCTATAAAAGCGGAAGTTGAAGGGTTTTATCCAGCTATTATTGTGCCTAAAGCGAAGGAAGTTGGACCTCAAATACAGTCTACTTTTGCAAAAGCATATAAAAAAGGGGTTAAAATAGCTTTTGGCACCGATGCTGGAGTATATGACCATGGAAAAAATGGTAAAGAGTTTGGCTATATGGTGGAAGCCGGAATGCCGACTTTGGCAGCGATTCAATCTGCTACTACAACTAATGCAATGCTTTTAGGAGTTTCAAACGAAATTGGTCAAATTAAACCGAATTTCTTTGCAGACATTATTGCAGTTGACGAAAATCCACTTAACAATATTAAAACATTAGAAAACGTTCAATTTGTAATGAAAAATGGGGTGGTATATAAAAACCTTTAA
- a CDS encoding bifunctional nuclease family protein, translating into MSLVKLSIKGISYSQTQNGAYALILNEVDGDKKLPIVIGAFEAQSIAIALEKEIKPPRPLTHDLFKNFADRFDIAVKQVIIHKLVDGVFYSSIICERDKIEEIIDARTSDAIALALRFGAPIFTYKNILDKAGIFLNPNAAETNNEPQTVDDFLSRSENYANEMESNRSGDTYSQLSLNDLNDLLDGAVENEDYEKAAKIRDEISKRDL; encoded by the coding sequence ATGAGTTTAGTAAAATTATCAATTAAAGGAATTTCGTATAGTCAAACACAAAATGGAGCCTATGCTCTAATCCTAAATGAAGTGGATGGCGATAAAAAATTACCAATTGTTATTGGTGCTTTTGAAGCCCAATCCATTGCTATAGCATTAGAAAAAGAAATTAAACCTCCTCGCCCACTTACACACGATTTGTTTAAAAATTTTGCAGATCGTTTTGACATCGCTGTAAAGCAAGTTATCATTCACAAACTAGTAGATGGTGTGTTTTATTCGAGCATAATTTGTGAGCGTGATAAAATTGAAGAAATAATTGACGCAAGAACTTCAGATGCAATTGCCTTGGCACTTCGATTTGGAGCTCCAATTTTTACTTATAAAAATATTTTAGACAAGGCTGGTATATTTCTAAACCCAAACGCAGCAGAAACCAACAATGAGCCTCAAACCGTTGATGATTTCCTGTCCCGTTCAGAAAATTACGCGAACGAAATGGAATCAAATCGTTCTGGCGATACTTATAGCCAATTGAGTTTAAATGATTTAAATGATTTATTAGATGGTGCTGTAGAAAATGAAGATTATGAAAAAGCAGCTAAAATCAGAGACGAAATTTCAAAAAGAGATTTATAA